The Hymenobacter sp. GOD-10R genome includes a window with the following:
- a CDS encoding ATP-binding protein produces MLQTQTKLDTMRVRRLQKLGQVLTATDPAQARASIKQALTLSQDLHYTRGEGRALLWLGTIARREADYEQARRHVREAQQVFAHIRNWRGQGESCLELMLIEMMQGNNASAIVAAQQGIPLAEQANDAQTKRRLQATLGSIYLNLEDYKAALPILQAALKNGEQAGDKQVMMVMQNALGTLYTKQKNWAPALHYFERAQQLAIGEHDDVNRTIDEINMADVYRLQGNYQQARFHGLRAYARAVAGKDNYSLPFAELLLAQVYQAVHQPDSAIALASKSLERARQTRSKENMRDVSLVLAQAYAERREFAPAYRYQGQYLAYNDTLAGEQTQRQTTALRYGYELDKKQAQIALLTKTRQLQDQQSVRQRQQLYGLLAGLGSVVLVAGLLWRNVLLKQRANRRLNEKNEQIAGQRDALDRTLVELKGAQAQLIQKEKMASLGELTAGIAHEIQNPLNFVNNFAEVSAELLAELEEAQQQPERDIELEQDLYTDIRENLHKINHHGRRADAIVRGMLAHSNHGSGAKQPTKLNVLTDEYLRLAYQGVRSKDKSFVCDLQTDFAEKLDKVSVVPQDIGRVLVNLFSNAFYATQQRSQQEGTTYKPQVSVQTRQDADHIEIRVRDNGTGIPEPVRQKIFQPFFTTKPTGQGTGLGLSLSYDIVTQGHGGQLLVESELGRYTEFVVQLPA; encoded by the coding sequence TTGTTGCAGACTCAGACCAAACTCGACACGATGCGGGTCCGACGGCTTCAGAAGCTAGGGCAGGTACTGACAGCCACCGACCCTGCGCAGGCCCGCGCCTCCATCAAACAAGCCTTGACGCTTAGCCAAGACCTACACTATACGAGAGGTGAGGGCCGGGCATTGCTCTGGCTCGGTACTATTGCCCGCCGAGAAGCTGATTACGAACAGGCGCGGCGCCACGTTAGAGAAGCGCAGCAAGTGTTTGCGCACATCCGAAACTGGCGTGGTCAGGGCGAAAGCTGCTTGGAACTGATGCTGATCGAGATGATGCAGGGCAACAATGCGTCGGCCATCGTGGCGGCGCAGCAAGGTATTCCATTGGCCGAGCAAGCCAATGATGCCCAAACCAAACGACGATTGCAGGCCACTTTAGGCTCTATTTACCTGAATCTGGAAGATTATAAAGCTGCTTTGCCCATTCTGCAAGCTGCCCTGAAAAATGGAGAACAAGCCGGTGACAAACAGGTGATGATGGTCATGCAGAACGCACTAGGTACGCTCTATACCAAGCAGAAAAATTGGGCTCCGGCGCTGCACTACTTTGAACGGGCTCAGCAGCTGGCCATCGGAGAGCACGACGACGTAAATAGGACGATTGACGAGATAAATATGGCCGATGTGTACCGGCTGCAAGGCAACTACCAGCAGGCTCGTTTTCATGGGTTGCGCGCCTATGCCCGCGCCGTTGCCGGAAAAGATAACTACAGCCTGCCCTTCGCCGAACTGCTATTGGCCCAAGTGTATCAGGCCGTGCACCAGCCCGATAGCGCCATCGCGCTGGCCAGTAAAAGCCTGGAACGAGCCCGGCAGACGCGCAGCAAAGAAAACATGCGCGATGTTAGCTTGGTGTTGGCCCAAGCCTACGCCGAGCGCCGCGAGTTTGCCCCCGCTTACCGTTACCAGGGGCAGTACCTAGCCTACAACGACACGCTGGCGGGCGAACAAACCCAGCGCCAAACCACCGCCCTACGCTACGGCTATGAGCTGGATAAAAAACAGGCCCAGATTGCCCTGCTTACCAAAACGCGGCAACTGCAAGATCAGCAAAGCGTCCGCCAGCGCCAGCAGCTTTACGGGTTGCTGGCTGGCCTAGGTAGCGTAGTGCTGGTGGCGGGACTGCTCTGGCGCAACGTGCTCCTGAAGCAGCGCGCTAATCGCCGCCTCAACGAGAAAAATGAGCAGATTGCCGGACAACGTGACGCCCTCGACCGCACCCTGGTAGAGCTAAAAGGCGCGCAGGCTCAACTCATTCAGAAAGAAAAAATGGCGAGTCTAGGCGAGCTGACGGCGGGCATTGCCCACGAGATTCAAAACCCTCTGAACTTCGTCAACAACTTCGCCGAGGTATCCGCTGAGCTGCTCGCTGAACTGGAAGAAGCCCAGCAGCAACCGGAGCGCGACATAGAGTTAGAGCAGGACCTGTACACTGACATTCGGGAGAATCTGCACAAAATCAACCACCACGGCCGCCGCGCTGATGCTATTGTGCGCGGCATGCTTGCCCATAGCAACCATGGCTCCGGCGCCAAGCAACCTACCAAACTCAACGTACTCACCGACGAGTACTTGCGCCTGGCTTACCAGGGCGTGCGGTCCAAGGACAAAAGCTTTGTGTGCGACCTGCAAACTGATTTTGCTGAGAAACTAGACAAGGTTTCGGTGGTGCCGCAGGACATTGGGCGGGTGCTGGTGAATCTATTTTCCAACGCTTTCTATGCCACGCAGCAGCGCAGCCAACAGGAAGGCACCACCTACAAACCACAAGTAAGCGTGCAAACCCGCCAAGACGCCGACCACATCGAAATTCGAGTGCGCGACAACGGCACGGGCATCCCGGAGCCGGTGCGCCAGAAGATTTTCCAACCCTTCTTCACCACCAAGCCTACCGGCCAGGGCACCGGCCTAGGTCTGTCGCTGAGCTACGATATCGTGACGCAAGGGCATGGCGGGCAACTGCTGGTCGAGTCGGAGCTAGGCC
- a CDS encoding antibiotic biosynthesis monooxygenase family protein, whose product MLYARIFQVLLKAGTAPQAIDLYQNEVGPVLKQQPGYVTSRFLTNTENNKCLAVILWDNEENREAAESSESLQAVFNHLAPCFDGTPTIDYYEVAVQVA is encoded by the coding sequence ATGTTGTACGCGCGAATTTTTCAAGTCTTGCTCAAGGCTGGTACTGCTCCCCAAGCCATTGATCTCTACCAAAACGAAGTTGGGCCGGTGCTCAAACAACAGCCCGGTTATGTGACCAGCCGCTTCCTAACCAACACTGAAAATAACAAATGCCTAGCCGTGATTTTGTGGGACAACGAAGAGAACCGCGAGGCCGCCGAGTCTAGCGAATCGCTTCAGGCGGTGTTCAATCATCTGGCGCCCTGCTTCGACGGCACCCCGACCATCGACTACTACGAGGTGGCGGTGCAGGTTGCTTGA
- a CDS encoding response regulator transcription factor, which yields MTTLRLAIIEDDPTVRQLLHGYLCRQPEFECVLVAGSVEAFLQQLPELLAPPQLVLLDIGLPGLSGIQALPVLRRQLPEADFVMQTVFEDTDRIYQALCAGATGYLLKSTPPAEIKAALLDVARGGAPMSRAVARKVLGYFKPSPTAPTTDLTPRERQVLEGLVDGLSEKQVATRLDLAPQTVHSYIKQLYRKLHVRSRAELVRHSLRDGSSI from the coding sequence ATGACAACCCTGCGCCTGGCCATTATTGAAGACGATCCCACTGTGCGCCAGCTGCTGCACGGCTATCTGTGCCGCCAACCTGAGTTTGAGTGCGTGCTGGTGGCCGGTTCGGTCGAGGCGTTCTTGCAGCAACTACCGGAGCTGCTAGCTCCACCCCAGCTCGTGCTGCTCGACATTGGCTTGCCCGGCCTGAGTGGCATTCAGGCCCTGCCCGTGCTGCGTCGCCAGCTGCCCGAGGCCGACTTCGTGATGCAGACCGTGTTCGAGGATACCGACCGCATCTATCAGGCCCTGTGCGCCGGGGCCACAGGCTACCTGCTCAAGAGCACGCCCCCCGCCGAAATCAAAGCCGCCCTGCTCGACGTTGCCCGCGGCGGCGCACCCATGAGCCGGGCGGTGGCGCGTAAGGTGCTAGGCTACTTCAAACCTAGCCCCACCGCCCCCACCACCGACCTCACCCCGCGCGAGCGACAGGTGCTGGAAGGCTTGGTAGATGGCCTAAGCGAAAAGCAAGTAGCCACGCGCCTCGACCTAGCCCCCCAAACGGTACACTCCTACATCAAGCAGCTCTACCGTAAGCTGCACGTGCGCAGCCGCGCTGAACTCGTGCGGCACTCCCTACGCGACGGATCGTCTATATGA
- a CDS encoding sensor histidine kinase, with protein MGGVFRVEATAATSKVERGPQLLLTAQAEGGKPAQPRLARAAVEPLTLTNDIAEAGYNLALDDFRAPALNRFFYQLLPTDDGVDTTVVQQTSRHLRLRGLAPGAYTLAVWGQTPAGRRTVKHRLRVEVARPWWQHPLVLLSAAGVLVGAGVGLQKLRGQRVLREARLRTRIAADLHDEVGALLTRVNLRAELLQEPSSADVLRADMHDLLLDSRAALTMMRDVVWSIDASADTLGALRDRLHDHLDATAKAAGLHATLTIHDLPDTLSLSPALRQQLYLIAKEAITNAVRHAPTATTLTLALQRQGAALTLVVYNDGTVARPSTTNGSGMGLRNMQRRAELLGGQLTAGPAPEGGWRVSLRVPYRDSLLT; from the coding sequence GTGGGGGGCGTATTTCGGGTGGAGGCCACCGCCGCCACTAGTAAAGTCGAGCGGGGGCCCCAGCTACTGCTCACGGCACAAGCAGAAGGAGGAAAGCCGGCTCAGCCACGCCTGGCGCGCGCCGCCGTCGAGCCGCTGACTCTCACCAATGACATAGCCGAAGCCGGCTACAACCTAGCCTTAGACGACTTTCGCGCCCCGGCGCTCAACCGCTTCTTCTACCAGCTGTTGCCCACTGATGATGGCGTGGATACTACCGTCGTACAGCAAACCAGCCGGCACCTGCGCCTACGCGGACTAGCGCCGGGGGCTTACACGCTGGCTGTGTGGGGCCAAACCCCGGCGGGCCGACGCACGGTCAAGCACCGCTTGCGGGTGGAGGTGGCGCGCCCATGGTGGCAGCACCCGTTGGTGCTGCTCAGTGCCGCGGGCGTGTTGGTGGGTGCCGGCGTCGGGTTGCAAAAGCTGCGCGGCCAGCGAGTGCTACGCGAAGCTAGGTTGCGCACCCGCATTGCCGCCGACCTGCACGACGAGGTGGGCGCCTTGCTTACACGCGTAAACCTGCGCGCCGAGCTGCTCCAAGAACCTAGCTCCGCCGACGTGCTGCGCGCCGACATGCACGACCTGCTGCTCGATAGCCGGGCCGCCCTGACCATGATGCGCGACGTAGTGTGGAGCATCGATGCCAGCGCCGACACACTCGGGGCCCTGCGCGACCGGCTCCACGACCACCTCGACGCTACTGCCAAAGCCGCGGGGTTGCACGCAACGCTCACCATCCATGATCTGCCGGATACCCTCTCCCTGAGCCCAGCCTTACGGCAGCAACTGTATCTAATTGCCAAAGAGGCCATTACCAATGCCGTGCGCCACGCACCTACGGCTACTACCCTCACGCTGGCGCTCCAGCGTCAAGGCGCTGCCCTCACGCTGGTAGTGTATAACGATGGCACCGTAGCGCGGCCTTCTACCACGAACGGATCTGGGATGGGGCTGCGCAACATGCAACGCCGGGCCGAGCTGCTGGGCGGGCAACTCACGGCCGGGCCTGCGCCGGAAGGAGGCTGGCGGGTAAGTCTGCGCGTGCCATACCGCGACAGTTTGCTTACCTAA
- a CDS encoding sugar MFS transporter, which yields MQPTATQTPTSASFTEKKYLTTLVFVTSLFLLWGIAITMGDVLNKHFQNVLNVSKADSGLVQFSIFGAYAIMGIPAGLFMKRFGYKNGVLLGLGLYALGAFLFVPAANAQSFGFFRGALFVLACGLATLEAVAHPFMAALGEPATSDQRINFAQSFNGLGAVIGPLLGSYFILSGVHTNGDLTSVKTLYLIIGGVILIIAVAFSFVKVPALQDAHPEIHAEPEAGFYSGTAEEVPEVKGLFGRPHFVWAVVAQFFNVAAQGGTWAFFINYGAEKMGLADAVASRYFALSMVMMMIGRFVGTYLMRFIAPNKLLATFALANAVLCVIIAQSWGWPSFIALLGLNFFFSIMFPTIFSLGLKDLGAKTQQGSSFLVMTVAGGAIFPYLMGKVANHDVAAAYYLPIICYLVIFLFGARLYKVKR from the coding sequence ATGCAGCCCACCGCCACCCAAACACCCACATCGGCTTCTTTCACGGAGAAGAAGTACCTCACCACCCTCGTCTTTGTCACCTCGCTGTTCCTGCTCTGGGGCATTGCCATCACCATGGGTGACGTGCTCAACAAGCACTTTCAAAACGTGCTGAATGTGAGCAAGGCCGACTCAGGGCTGGTGCAGTTTTCCATCTTTGGCGCTTATGCCATCATGGGTATTCCAGCGGGCTTGTTCATGAAGCGCTTTGGCTACAAAAACGGGGTGCTGCTCGGGCTAGGTTTGTACGCGCTGGGGGCTTTCCTGTTTGTGCCGGCAGCTAATGCGCAATCGTTCGGTTTCTTCCGCGGAGCCTTGTTTGTGCTGGCTTGCGGACTGGCTACCCTGGAGGCGGTGGCGCACCCCTTTATGGCCGCGCTCGGCGAACCCGCTACCAGCGACCAGCGGATCAACTTCGCGCAGTCGTTCAATGGATTAGGTGCCGTAATCGGGCCGTTGCTAGGTAGTTATTTCATTCTGAGCGGCGTGCACACCAACGGAGACTTGACCTCCGTAAAGACCCTGTACCTCATCATCGGCGGCGTCATCCTGATTATCGCGGTGGCTTTTTCCTTCGTGAAAGTGCCAGCGCTGCAAGATGCTCACCCAGAGATACATGCTGAGCCGGAAGCCGGCTTCTACTCCGGCACCGCCGAGGAGGTACCAGAAGTCAAAGGCTTATTTGGGCGGCCGCACTTTGTGTGGGCCGTGGTAGCGCAGTTTTTCAACGTGGCGGCGCAGGGCGGCACCTGGGCTTTCTTCATCAACTACGGGGCCGAGAAGATGGGGCTAGCCGATGCCGTTGCGTCACGCTACTTTGCCCTGAGCATGGTGATGATGATGATAGGCCGCTTCGTAGGTACCTACCTGATGCGCTTTATTGCACCAAATAAATTGCTGGCTACGTTCGCCTTAGCTAATGCCGTGCTGTGCGTCATCATTGCCCAAAGCTGGGGCTGGCCCTCATTCATTGCCCTGCTCGGGCTGAACTTCTTCTTCAGCATCATGTTCCCCACCATCTTCTCGCTGGGCCTCAAAGACCTAGGGGCCAAAACCCAGCAGGGTTCCTCGTTCCTGGTCATGACGGTGGCCGGCGGGGCCATCTTCCCCTACCTGATGGGCAAAGTAGCCAACCACGACGTGGCCGCCGCTTACTACCTGCCTATCATTTGCTACTTGGTTATCTTCTTGTTTGGCGCCCGGCTGTACAAGGTAAAGCGGTAG